The genomic interval CAAATTCCACACCGGGTTGAACGACCAAACCGACCACGCGCGACCAAACCGCCTCTAAGCCGTGTTCGGCAAAAATGTCTTGATGCACACGGTACGTCTGACGTGCATCATCAGCGCTGCTTGGCGTGAGTATATCAAGATCTTCTTGCGCACCACCGGGCACAGGCACTTCTGTGCCAATAATATAGACAATCTTCCCAGCGTAAGGGCTGTCTTTGCTCGCTTCTTCAGCCGCCACACACAGGCGCGCAGCGCGTTTGGCAACCGTAACATCATCCAGCGGCACAGGATCATCCGCACAGCTCATGCTGCAATCGAGGTGGATTTTCGCAAAGCCGGCTTGCGCGTATTGACGGATCAGCTCTTCAGCTAAATCCATCGCCTCGTCTGCTGGTTTATCTTGCCAGGCATTGGGACCGAGATGGTCGCCGCCGAATACAAGCCGTTCTTCGCTGACACCTTCATTCAGCATGGCATCACGCGTTTGCGTGATAAATTCGCTCGGAGTTAGGCCGGTGTAGCCACCAAATTGATCGACTTGGTTGGAGGTTGATTCAATCAACAACAACGCATCATAGGCTTTAGCGCTGGCAGCCGCTGCGCGTAAGACCATCGGGTGCGCACTGCACACCGAGACCACACCGCCTTTGCCGCTGCGTTTGTGTTCGCCAATAATGGATTGAAGTTTGTTTTCGCACACAGTGTTAATCCTCTTTATTCGTTGAATCGGCAATCATGACCTGTACATGATGTTCTTCGCAAAGCTCCAAAAAGGGCTTAGGAATCTCTTGATCAGTGATAATGCCGTTGATTTGGCTGAGAGAGAGCACATGACGGAATGCGCGCTGTCCGAATTTGCGCACATCGGCCAGCAAATACACTTCCTCAGCATGTTCAGCCATTAATTCAGTTAGCCGGGCGTTGAGTTCGTTGCCGCTTGTGAGCGCGGCATCGGCGTCAATCCCGTCAATCCCGATAAAAGCTTTAGAAAAATGGTAGGTTTTTAGGTTGGCGTGCGCCATGGTGCCACCAAACGCCATAATGTCTTTACGCAGCTCGCCGCCTAGGGCATACAGTTTGGTGTGTTGGTGCAAACTCAGCGCACCAAGGGCTGCGAGGCTGTTCGCCATCACATTAATCGGCAGATCAGGCAGGGCACGTGCCATTTCTAGCGTGGTTGTGCCGGCACCAATAATAATGGCGCCTTCTTTGCCATCGACTAAATGATGGGCGGCGTAATGCCCGATGCGTTCTTTGGCGCTTTGAATATTCGGCGTGTCTTCGCTGTCTTGTTCGGCGGTGAAAAACCGCTGACGCAGCACAGCACCGCCAGATTTTCGCTTGGCGAGCCCTAAGGTTTGTAGGTAATCAAGATCACGATAAATCGTCATCAAAGAGACGCTAAACTCTTCAGCGAGCGCTGCCGAAGACACGCTACCCTCATCCAGTAAACGTCTTTGGATGAGTTCGCGTCGACTCACAGAGGTTAGATGCGCCATGTTGAAAAATGTGGAAATAAAAATATAGTTGTTATTATATGTTAATTTATGTGTGAAATACAAATAAATCCACACACCAATTGACACAATTGGTTTTGCTTATCAATTTTGTGTTACGTTCATAAAGTCGCGTAAAATAAGTCACTTAGGTGACTAAAAGACACACTATGATTGGTAAAAGAGGCTTTTGACGAACAAACGTTTGATGATTATAATAAACCCTGCTTATTTTTGAGGTGCGTTATGACCATCGAACCCTTAACCATTGATGCCGGCGATGGGTTATTTTTAGCGGCTACACTGTTTCGCCCCGATACTCAGGCAAAAACGGCGCTGATGATCGCGCCAGCCACTGGCATCAAGCGCACGTTCTATCAAGCGATCGCTACCTGGCTGGCCGAAGTGGGCTATGGGGTGATCACCTTTGATAACCATGGCATCGGTGAGTCATTATCTGGTCGTCTGAAGGGTTGTCCGGCAAGTTTAGAGAGCTGGGGCAGGCAAGACATGAGTGCTGTTTTTCGCGCGCTGAAACAGCAGTTTCCTGATTGTGCGTACCATCTGATTGGTCATAGCGCGGGTGGGCAATTGCTCGGCTTGATGGAAGGTGCGCAGGCGTTGAATTCGGCGTTTTTGGTCGCGAGTTCATCAGGCTGCTTAAAAAACATGGACCAGCCATTCAAAGCCAAAGCGCATTTCTTTATGAATGGCTTTATTCCGCTGAGCAACGCGATTTTTGGCTACACCCAATCATCCTGGGTTGGCATGGGTGAGCCGCTGCCTAAAGCCGTAGCTGCGCAGTGGGCGACATGGTGCAACGGTCGTGGATATGTCGAAACCGCGTTTGATAAAACGGTATTCGAGCACAGCTATCACACGCTGAACCTGCCGATACAATGGATTTATCTCAGCGATGATGAGATTGCTTGTGAGGCGAATGTGTTTGATATGCAGCGTGTGTTTAGCGCCGCCGAGCATACCACAACACGTCTTGAGCCTAAGGATTATGGTGTTTCCCATATCGGGCATATGCGTTTTTTCAGCCGTAAAAGTCGCGACACGCTTTGGCCACTGCTCACCGAGTGGCTTGAAAAGCATATTTAGAGCGCTTAATCGTTATTCGGGCGGTATTTAGGCCGCAGACGAATGTATAGCGTACGCGTCACCTCGGCAACCACTGTTCCTTTGCGATCAACAATCTGTCCGTGAATGATCGGTTCGTATTTTTCGCCACTCTCTGTGGCCGCGCACGCTTCTTCGATAAACGCTTCGCTGATCTTCGCCTCAAAAAAGACCGGGCCATGCCCAGGGGCGATATATTCAACCGTCGCCGCGCGATCCCAAATGTAATAGCGCTGCCAACCGAGCACGCCGAGCATTAAAGTCGCATAAACCGGGTCGGTCATTGAGAACAAGCTGCCGCCGTATTGGCTGCCGTTGATGTTGCGCGTAAAGGGCGATGAGCGCAAACGCACACGAGCGTAGGTAAACTCGCGATTGATCGCCTCCACCCAAATCCCAGTGAACAAAAAAGGCGGCCAAAAATTAAACACCCAACGCAGCACGTTAGGATGACGAAACAACCAAGCTTTCATTATCAGACAATCGTTTGAATCAATCGCGCATTATAGCGTGAACGAACGCTAAATCAGTAAAACATGCCTGTATAAATGTCCATACTGCGTAATAACGCCTAAAATAATCTCTGACTTGTTGTTACACTGCTTTGATTATCGCGGTGAATAAATTTTTGATAAAAGGATAAACCTTATGTGGGATCAACGATTTAGTGGTGATGAGTACGTCTATGGACGTGAACCGAATGATTTTCTAAAAGCTGAGTATGCACACATTCCTAAAGGTGGTCGTGTGCTTTGTTTGGCCGAAGGTGAGGGCAGAAATGCTGTATTTCTCGCCAAACTTGGCTATCAAGTCACTGGGGTGGATCAATCTTCGGTTGGCTTAAACAAGGCGCAAAAATTAGCCGCAGAAAACGGCGTAACCATTATCACCAAAATTTCCGATCTCGCCGATTATGATTTGGGCGATAACGCCTGGGACGGCATTGTTTCGATCTTTGCTCATGTACCGCCCAAGGTGCGTCAAGACCTGCATCAACGCGCGATTCGTGGATTAAAAAAAGACGGGGTGTTTTTATTAGAGGCCTACACCGAGCGCCAATTAACCATGAGCGGCGTTGGTGGGCCACCGGCTGAGAATAAGGACTACTTAATGTCGCTAGCTGACCTAAAAGAAGAGCTAAAAGATTTAGAATTTATCATCGGCGCAGAAGTTGAGCGCACAATCAACGAAGGGACTAATCATTATGGCGAAAGCGCCGTGGTGCAGGTGGTTGCACGCAAAGACTAAACTGTATTCAGTGTTTTAATTGATAGTGTATATAATATAAAAACCCTAAGATTTCCGATGAAAAATATTTTGGTGTCTGTCCAAATTAATCTATCGATAAAAATTGAAACCAGCAAGGCTTGGTGTTATAAATAATTGTTAACAAGTGAATTATAGGGATGTTGTAGTGTGTGCCTATGAATGGTTTGTTATTTGTCTAGATCACTGTGAGGAACTTTATGACGTTTCAAAGCTCAGAGATATTTATTATAGATGGAAAGAAAATAGGTGTAGATGCTGGTTTATGCCCTGAGTTGCCTAAAAATCATCCCCGAATTTTATATTCCGCAAAATACGGAGTTGCTTCATTTTGCTGGCGAGAATATATTGGGACTTGGGAGATAAAAAATGGGGGGTTATACCTTGTTGATCTTGGGGGCAACTACACTCTAAAAGACGGAGAGCCTATATTGGCTGAATGGTACACAGGCGAAATGGTCATTGAGGAACAAAAAGAAAATAGTATAGATTATTTTTTAGACTGCTTTGAGCCGTTAGACGAACCCCGGCCGAGAATCGTCATTAATAAAGGGAAAGTTGTTGATATTTCAATGGTAGCAAACCGCCCAATTTATCCTATTCCTGATGCTGATGAAATTAAAAATTTTGTGAAAAGATGTGGGATTTCATCGTTGATCCACTTTACAACATTCGATAATGTGGATGGGATCATAAATCATGGAATCCTTGGGAAGAAAACTATAGCAAAGAGAGGGCTGTATTCAGTATCTAATGACCCACATCGTTATGATGGTGTGGCTGATGCTGTGTGTACTTCTATATCGTTCCCTAACTATAAAATGTTCTTTAAGCTTCAAAAAAATAATCGAGAGAAGGATTGGGCAGTGCTAAAGCTTGATCCTAGGATCTTATGGGAAATTCCTTGTGCATTTTGTGTCACTAATGCGGCATCAAGTAAAGTAAATAAAATACCTATCGAAGAAAGAAAGAGCTTTAATTCATTTGCTGCGATGTTTGAGGATAGGCCACCAAATATTAAACGTAGTGACTTGGGTATTCCTGATAACTATCCTACTGATCCACAAGCTGAAGTTCTTATTTTAGAACCGGTTAGCCCAAATTACATTTTAGATATCTTTGTAAAAGAAGAAGGTAAAATTCATAATAAAGAAAGTATACGAAGCTGGCAAACTATAGAGGATTTGCCTGGTTTACATCATTTTAAAATCCGACACGACGAGTCACTTTTTAAGTACAGGAAAGACTTCGAATATTGGAGAAATGATCAAATATCGGACGATAACATGCCCGACTTTTAAGTATAGAGAAGACTTCGAATATTGGGGAGATGATCGAACATCGAACGGTGAAATAACTTCGACTTTTATAACATAATCAACACATAGAAATATATTATGGCCAGCAGACCAATTTTTATACCGCAAGCATCAGGAAATTTGCTAGTAAGTACAGAATACGTGGATTTTGAATGGAGTCCAGGGATGGCTGTGAGTCAAAAGCAAAAATCTATTTTATCACTGCATGATGCAGCTATGCGCCTAAATATTTGTACAAAGCCACTTGAAATATCGAGTAAATCTAAGAACGATCTCGGTGTAAATTTAAGTGCGTTCAACTTAAAAGGAACAACAAAAAAGCGAGAAAAAGCATTCACGGTAGAGTCATTATTTCAATCTAGCAAAGTATTTGAGGAAGGGGGACCGTATCGTGATCTTTTAAATGCAAGTTCAAGAATAGCAAAAAAAGATAAACGTTTACAGGAATCGGGAAGACTTATTGAATTCGATCTGTTTAATGAAAAGTGGCCTCTTGAACCAAAAACAGCATTTTATGACTGGATTTACATTAATACCTTGGCAAAAAATGAGGACCTTGTAGAGCAGTTAGAACAATATGACGCCTTTACAGATATAGAATTTAACCCCAAAAAATCTATAAACTGTCAAGCCTACTCGGTTGCACTTTTCAGGGCATTAACGATGCGTAATTTAATAAGTGATGTTCTCGGTGACAGTAAGGCATATTTTGATATTCTTAAAAAATGGCCAGTAAGTAATGCAATTGAAAATACACAGAAACAACCTGGACTACTATAAGTCTAATAGACGTTGTGAGTATAGTACATAGGAATCATCAAATGAGGAGTCGACGATGTCAGAACAATGGTTAGATAGTTTAATAACCGATGGTCCACAGCAAGGCTATGAATTAGCCATCAAATTAGCGCGAATGGGCGTGAAATACACCCAACCTTCAGCAGAAATTCGCGACAAACTAAGACCAGGTTATGGCGAAGATGCAGACAGCTTAATATGGTCTTCTTAAGTCATCGCCATTAATTTCCAAACCGTTGCGGCAGCCAATAACTACTGGCGCGATTAATAACAAAATAAGATGAGCAACCCAGTACACAGACGCTGGGTTCTTTTTGGTTAGGCTTGCTCTAACGGATGCTAGGTAAAAGTGCACTCACATAAACATCTGAAGGGCGAGAAAACACGTCTACTGCCAGCGGCCGATGCCCTTAAATTTATCGACAAAAGCGGCGATTTTCTCGAACACACTTTGTTTTTTGGTTAAATACTCAGGATCAAGCGGGCCCATTTTTGGCAAGATTTTATTCAGCGCGGTGCCGTTTTCGCTGGCATAGCCTTTTTTCAGCGACGCTGAAATATAGCGCTTAGCTGCGTCATCATTTAAATCATTCTCTTGCACTAAGGCTTGCGCCTCATCATTCAGCTCGCCTTGGGCAAAGGTGTAAAACGCATCAATCACACTCGCAGCATCTTCTAGCGCATCAAGCTCGGTTTGGTTGATAAAAGCCATCACCAAATCTTCTTTCGCGCGGTTGTCTAAGCTGGCGCGGATAATGCGCCGCACTTCGTCTTTTAAATCATCCTTGGTTTTGAGCGCTTTGTTATGCTCGAAAATCAGCTCAAGGATATAGTCTAAGTTGATTTCTTGTGATTTCAGCAAATCCACTTCAAACACCACATCATCCCAATCCAGGCTAGATTGGCCTTCAGCCTCATTCGCTTTTTGCTGACGCTGCCAATCGCGGATGTCGTTATAGCTAGAGCGATAATCCTGCAGCGCACGCTCAGAAAGCACCGGAATAACCTTCAGCTTCTCAAGGTCTTCATCTTCCAAATAATGCTCGTTTTTAAAAGCCTCCACTGCGTTTGCATCGTCTAAATCAACGCGTTGCAGCGCGCGCAAGCTGGTAAATTCATCGTAGTTCTGTAAGATATTTTCAATGCGCAAATACTCACCAAACAGCTTGGCATACGCTTTTTTGTCTTTTTCTCTCTCAATCTCGCTCGGATCAGGGAATCGGCTTGTCAGCTCTGTGACCACCTCGGTATAGCCACGCTTGGCTTGTCCAGTCGCGATATCGGTAAAGCCCTTGATGTATTCTTCAAAGCGCTTTTCTAACACCACATTTCGCGTATTGCTCTCGCCAAACAAAGTGATCGCGTCAACGGTCGCTTGTTCAAGATCCCTAAAGGTGATGATATTGCCAAAGCTCTTGGTCGCATCATAAATGCGGTTGGTGCGCGAATACGCCTGAATCAAGCCGTGATAGCGCAGATTTTTATCGACAAACAAGGTATTTAGCTGCGGCGCATCAAAGCCAGTTAAGAACATCCCGACCACAATCAGCAAATCAATATCTTGGTTTTTAACCTTTTTCGCCAGATCGCGGTAATAATTCTGAAAACCTTTGCTATCAACGCTATAGCTTGTGCCGAACATCTCGTTGTAATCATTAATCGCTTTGCTTAAGAACTCTTTATTCGAGCTATTGAGCGCAGAAACCTCAAAGCCTTCATCGGGTATATCGCCGATCGCATCTTGCGTTTCATTCGCGGCAAAAGAAAAGATGGTCGCGATTTTCAGCGGCTTATCGCTATCTTGTTGCAGCCTATGTAGCGTTTCATAATACAGCTTCGCCGCCTCAACGCTGCTCACAGCAAACATCGCGTTAAACCCTTTCGCACCAGGGTTTAAACGGTGCGTTTTTTGGCGGAATTTCGCTAATACATACTGCGAGACTTCCTCAATCCGCTTAGGATGAAGCAGTGCTTTTTTGTTTTCAGCCGCGCTTAATTTTTCAACATTCTGCTCTTGCTCAAATTGCTTAAACTGCGGTCGCACATCGTTATAATCCACCTTAAACCGCAGCACCTTATCATCACGGATCGCATCGGTGATCACATAGCTATGCAGCTGTTCACCAAACACCGAGGCTGTGCTTTCGCTACCTAAGGCATTTTCAGGGAAAATCGGCGTGCCGGTAAAGCCAAATTGGTAGAATTGTTTAAACTTCTGCTTTAAATTCTTCTGCGCCTCGCCAAACTGACTGCGATGGCATTCATCAAAAATAAACACCACCTGCTGATCATACACCGGCAGGCTTTTTTCGCTTTTCATCAAATTATTGAGCTTTTGGATGGTGGTGACAATAATCTTATTATCATCTTTCATCAGATTCGCTTTCAGCCCAGCGGTGCTGTCTGAACCATTCACGCTATCGGGCGAAAAGCGCTGATATTCTTTCATCGTTTGGTAGTCGAGATCTTTGCGATCGACCACAAAAAACACCTTATCAATAAACTCCAGCTCGGTGGCAAGCCTTGCTGCTTTGAAGCTGGTGAGCGTTTTGCCGCTGCCTGTGGTGTGCCAAATATAGCCGCTGCCTTCATTCGTGCGCCATTTTTTCGCCTCGTACGCACTTTTGATTTTCCACAAAATGCGCTCAGTAGCGGCAATTTGATACGGCCGCATCACCAAAAGCGTATCGCTCACATCAAACACCGTATATTGAAACAGCACATTGAGCAGGGTGTTTTTCTGGAAAAACGTCGCGGTAAAATCTTTTAAATCGACAATTAGCTTATTGTCCGATTTCGCCCAATTCATGGTGAAATCAAAGCTGTGTTTATCGCGTTTGGTGGTGTTGGCGAAATAGCGACTGTCTGTGCCGTTTGAGATCACAAACACCTGCAGGAATTTATACAACGAATTCTCGCTATTAAAGCTCTCTTTACTGTAGCGGTGAATCTGATTAAACGCCTCACGAATCGCCACGCCGCGTTTTTTCAGCTCAATCTGCACCAAAGGCAGGCCGTTGACCAAGATCGTCACATCATAGCGGTTAGCGTAGCTGCCGGTTTGCTCAAACTGCTTGATCACTTGCAGCTTATTGCGCACCAGGCTCTTTTTATCGAACAGATAAATGTTTTGAATTCGCCCATTATCAAACACAAAATCATGAATATAGTTATCATGCACTTTGCGCGTTTTCTCAACGATACCATCGCTGGGATGGTCTAAATACTCAACCACAAAGCGCTGCCATTCGCTGTTGCTAAAGCGTACTTTATTCAGCGCTTCAAGCTGCACGCGCACATTAGCAAGCATCTCTTGTGGGGTTTTGATGTTTGCCTGTTCATAGCCTTGATGCTGCAAATCCGCGATAAACTCGCGCTCAAGCTGATCCTCGTTTTGATACGTTTCTTGCGCCTGCCAATCGCGCTCGTAGCGATCGAGAATAATAAACTGATTACTTTCCGCGATGGTTTTGTAGCTATACATAGGTCTGTATCACTCATCTTCTTTTAGTAAAATAAAATGTTCTATGAGCCGAATCATTAATGTTTTTTGTTTGGGCAAGCTTTCAGCAACCAATAGCGCAAGCGCAACCAATGTGTTGTCATTAATAAGCTGCTCAACTGGCTTGGCTAAAAACTGCCGATTTAACTGTAGATACCATAAAAATAAAAAAGCACCGCTGCGTTTGTTGCCATCAGAAAGTGGATGATTCTTTATCACAAGATACAGCAAATGTGCCGCTCGACTTGCTATATTGGGATAGAATAATTCGCCAGCAAAACCTTGCTCTATGCTTGCCATGGCGGAGGCTAAACCATCACCACGCACATGCCCAAACAGTTCAGAAGCTTCACCTTTAGCCATTAAGTCTTTTTTTAACTTGGCAATAGCAGCCAAAGCATCATTATAAGAAATGGCGCACATGCTTGTGTGTTGGGTGTTATTGTCAGATAAACTTTGCTCGTCATAGCGCTGTAACAAACTCCAACTGCGTGCATACTCGCTAATAACCGACAGCACCACCGCACCATCGTTACTGACCAGCTCTTGGTTAGCTAAAGTCTGCCTGAGTAAGTTAACAATTTGTTCAAACTCGATCCCTTGCTCTTTTAAGCGATGCTGATTGAGCGTATAACCCTCAACCAAATGCTGCTTCAAAATGCGTGTTGCCCATTGACGAAATTGCACGCCCAAAGCCGACTTTACTCGGTAGCCGACCGATATAATCACATCTAGATTATAGTGCTGCGTTTGATAGGTTTTACCATCATCAGCAGTACGTGCAAATTTTGCACATACTGCATGACGCTCTAGCTCACCTTCCTTAAAGACATTATTGATATGCTTGGTAATCACCGAGCGTTCACGACCAAACAGTTCGCACAGTTGGTCTTGTGCCAGCCACACCGTATCATCATTAAAGGCAACTTTTAGCTCAACCTGGTTATCGTCACTGGTAAAAATCTCAACCTGCTCAACATGGGTTTTTAGAGTGCTCATCCTATGCCTTTGCTTCTTCAGGTTTTGGGAAGCTCAACAGCGCATCGAGGTAGTATTCGTATTGCTTTTGCCGCAGCTCGATCTCTCGCGGTAAACCTTCATTTTGGTAAGCGTATTTCGCGTTCAATTGCCTCATATGCTTAGCTAAAGTGATCGCAATTTTAGTTTCGACTATCGCTATTGCAGTATCTGCCATAGTGCTACTCCATGTTATGCCAAAAACTATACGTTTCTAACAAGTGCTGCAGCAAAAAGTTAACTATTTGTTGTTCTGGAGCACTTGGCGAAGCTGGTGTTTCGCTGGGTAATGTAGAGTGACTTGTAAATTGGATGATGCGATTGTAGTAATTATTTTTATCATCTGGCAATAGCTCAGACCACTTCGGATATCCCAAAAAACTCGCAGTTTTTTCATACAAATTGCGCAACAATATAAAATGATATCTTTCTATTTCGTTGTCTGAAATTGCTTTTTTAAGTATTTTAATTAAATGTAAATGATAAGAAAAACTTTTGTTTGAATCACCATATTTTGTATTAAGTTCATATGTACCATTTGCATGACGCTCTAACAAATAGCACCCTTCTTTTTTCCCTTTTTTATTTAGCTCCAGCTCTTTATAGAGTACATTGTAGAATAGTGGATTATGTGTTGTGATTAAAAATTTTAACCTAGATTGAGATGAATTAATCACTTCTGACAGATTAAATGCAAGCTCGATCAAATGGTTTTGGTCGAGCGAACTCACAGGGTCATCAATAAAAATATGCTCCAGATGGTCAAACTGACTTGTCCCCCTTTCATCTTCTTTATTTAACACACTAATAACTTCACTTAGTAGCGTATAAAAAAAGCTCCAAATAAAATTACTTTCTTCACCCCTAGAGATTTTTAGGTCGTCAGATGTCTCATCATCACCATGTTGCAGTGTAAAGGTTACCTCTGAAAAATCATCATTGAAGCGTGGCGTTAAATTCTTATCGACATATTTCTGAAAATTATTAACAACTTCTTGATCTAGCCCTTGATCTTTGAGCATCCATTGCGTAAAAATATTGCGATGAATTTTTAGCAGAGGTGAAGCCGAGTCATTATCCCAATAAAATAAATCCTCCGTAAGCGCGTTGTAATACAGTATGTTACGATACCCCAACTCATTATTATTAGACTCCAATGACCTAGACGCAACAAGTTCTGTGTATTCACGCGATAACCGTGTTTTACCTGTGCCGTTAAAAGCA from Suttonella sp. R2A3 carries:
- a CDS encoding class II D-tagatose-bisphosphate aldolase, non-catalytic subunit, whose protein sequence is MCENKLQSIIGEHKRSGKGGVVSVCSAHPMVLRAAAASAKAYDALLLIESTSNQVDQFGGYTGLTPSEFITQTRDAMLNEGVSEERLVFGGDHLGPNAWQDKPADEAMDLAEELIRQYAQAGFAKIHLDCSMSCADDPVPLDDVTVAKRAARLCVAAEEASKDSPYAGKIVYIIGTEVPVPGGAQEDLDILTPSSADDARQTYRVHQDIFAEHGLEAVWSRVVGLVVQPGVEFDHHQVIAYQPEAAQELVALADEFDHALFEAHSTDYQTPSAFKALVRDHFAILKVGPALTFAYREAVFALSRALREFRPEARVDVEAVLEAVMCAEPSRWQKYYHGNKHELALLRRYSLSDRARYYWPNDAIQAELARLVEAFNEQPLPYGVLHQYLGQALEACHEQGLNPNAEQLIIQHIRLALNPYYQAITEAL
- a CDS encoding DeoR/GlpR family DNA-binding transcription regulator — translated: MSRRELIQRRLLDEGSVSSAALAEEFSVSLMTIYRDLDYLQTLGLAKRKSGGAVLRQRFFTAEQDSEDTPNIQSAKERIGHYAAHHLVDGKEGAIIIGAGTTTLEMARALPDLPINVMANSLAALGALSLHQHTKLYALGGELRKDIMAFGGTMAHANLKTYHFSKAFIGIDGIDADAALTSGNELNARLTELMAEHAEEVYLLADVRKFGQRAFRHVLSLSQINGIITDQEIPKPFLELCEEHHVQVMIADSTNKED
- a CDS encoding alpha/beta fold hydrolase; translated protein: MTIEPLTIDAGDGLFLAATLFRPDTQAKTALMIAPATGIKRTFYQAIATWLAEVGYGVITFDNHGIGESLSGRLKGCPASLESWGRQDMSAVFRALKQQFPDCAYHLIGHSAGGQLLGLMEGAQALNSAFLVASSSGCLKNMDQPFKAKAHFFMNGFIPLSNAIFGYTQSSWVGMGEPLPKAVAAQWATWCNGRGYVETAFDKTVFEHSYHTLNLPIQWIYLSDDEIACEANVFDMQRVFSAAEHTTTRLEPKDYGVSHIGHMRFFSRKSRDTLWPLLTEWLEKHI
- a CDS encoding DUF4442 domain-containing protein: MKAWLFRHPNVLRWVFNFWPPFLFTGIWVEAINREFTYARVRLRSSPFTRNINGSQYGGSLFSMTDPVYATLMLGVLGWQRYYIWDRAATVEYIAPGHGPVFFEAKISEAFIEEACAATESGEKYEPIIHGQIVDRKGTVVAEVTRTLYIRLRPKYRPNND
- a CDS encoding class I SAM-dependent methyltransferase, producing MWDQRFSGDEYVYGREPNDFLKAEYAHIPKGGRVLCLAEGEGRNAVFLAKLGYQVTGVDQSSVGLNKAQKLAAENGVTIITKISDLADYDLGDNAWDGIVSIFAHVPPKVRQDLHQRAIRGLKKDGVFLLEAYTERQLTMSGVGGPPAENKDYLMSLADLKEELKDLEFIIGAEVERTINEGTNHYGESAVVQVVARKD
- a CDS encoding DarT ssDNA thymidine ADP-ribosyltransferase family protein encodes the protein MTFQSSEIFIIDGKKIGVDAGLCPELPKNHPRILYSAKYGVASFCWREYIGTWEIKNGGLYLVDLGGNYTLKDGEPILAEWYTGEMVIEEQKENSIDYFLDCFEPLDEPRPRIVINKGKVVDISMVANRPIYPIPDADEIKNFVKRCGISSLIHFTTFDNVDGIINHGILGKKTIAKRGLYSVSNDPHRYDGVADAVCTSISFPNYKMFFKLQKNNREKDWAVLKLDPRILWEIPCAFCVTNAASSKVNKIPIEERKSFNSFAAMFEDRPPNIKRSDLGIPDNYPTDPQAEVLILEPVSPNYILDIFVKEEGKIHNKESIRSWQTIEDLPGLHHFKIRHDESLFKYRKDFEYWRNDQISDDNMPDF
- a CDS encoding DUF6977 family protein — protein: MASRPIFIPQASGNLLVSTEYVDFEWSPGMAVSQKQKSILSLHDAAMRLNICTKPLEISSKSKNDLGVNLSAFNLKGTTKKREKAFTVESLFQSSKVFEEGGPYRDLLNASSRIAKKDKRLQESGRLIEFDLFNEKWPLEPKTAFYDWIYINTLAKNEDLVEQLEQYDAFTDIEFNPKKSINCQAYSVALFRALTMRNLISDVLGDSKAYFDILKKWPVSNAIENTQKQPGLL
- a CDS encoding hexameric tyrosine-coordinated heme protein, encoding MSEQWLDSLITDGPQQGYELAIKLARMGVKYTQPSAEIRDKLRPGYGEDADSLIWSS
- a CDS encoding type I restriction endonuclease subunit R, whose protein sequence is MYSYKTIAESNQFIILDRYERDWQAQETYQNEDQLEREFIADLQHQGYEQANIKTPQEMLANVRVQLEALNKVRFSNSEWQRFVVEYLDHPSDGIVEKTRKVHDNYIHDFVFDNGRIQNIYLFDKKSLVRNKLQVIKQFEQTGSYANRYDVTILVNGLPLVQIELKKRGVAIREAFNQIHRYSKESFNSENSLYKFLQVFVISNGTDSRYFANTTKRDKHSFDFTMNWAKSDNKLIVDLKDFTATFFQKNTLLNVLFQYTVFDVSDTLLVMRPYQIAATERILWKIKSAYEAKKWRTNEGSGYIWHTTGSGKTLTSFKAARLATELEFIDKVFFVVDRKDLDYQTMKEYQRFSPDSVNGSDSTAGLKANLMKDDNKIIVTTIQKLNNLMKSEKSLPVYDQQVVFIFDECHRSQFGEAQKNLKQKFKQFYQFGFTGTPIFPENALGSESTASVFGEQLHSYVITDAIRDDKVLRFKVDYNDVRPQFKQFEQEQNVEKLSAAENKKALLHPKRIEEVSQYVLAKFRQKTHRLNPGAKGFNAMFAVSSVEAAKLYYETLHRLQQDSDKPLKIATIFSFAANETQDAIGDIPDEGFEVSALNSSNKEFLSKAINDYNEMFGTSYSVDSKGFQNYYRDLAKKVKNQDIDLLIVVGMFLTGFDAPQLNTLFVDKNLRYHGLIQAYSRTNRIYDATKSFGNIITFRDLEQATVDAITLFGESNTRNVVLEKRFEEYIKGFTDIATGQAKRGYTEVVTELTSRFPDPSEIEREKDKKAYAKLFGEYLRIENILQNYDEFTSLRALQRVDLDDANAVEAFKNEHYLEDEDLEKLKVIPVLSERALQDYRSSYNDIRDWQRQQKANEAEGQSSLDWDDVVFEVDLLKSQEINLDYILELIFEHNKALKTKDDLKDEVRRIIRASLDNRAKEDLVMAFINQTELDALEDAASVIDAFYTFAQGELNDEAQALVQENDLNDDAAKRYISASLKKGYASENGTALNKILPKMGPLDPEYLTKKQSVFEKIAAFVDKFKGIGRWQ
- the rhuM gene encoding virulence protein RhuM/Fic/DOC family protein translates to MSTLKTHVEQVEIFTSDDNQVELKVAFNDDTVWLAQDQLCELFGRERSVITKHINNVFKEGELERHAVCAKFARTADDGKTYQTQHYNLDVIISVGYRVKSALGVQFRQWATRILKQHLVEGYTLNQHRLKEQGIEFEQIVNLLRQTLANQELVSNDGAVVLSVISEYARSWSLLQRYDEQSLSDNNTQHTSMCAISYNDALAAIAKLKKDLMAKGEASELFGHVRGDGLASAMASIEQGFAGELFYPNIASRAAHLLYLVIKNHPLSDGNKRSGAFLFLWYLQLNRQFLAKPVEQLINDNTLVALALLVAESLPKQKTLMIRLIEHFILLKEDE